The genomic window CCGCGGGCTGCAGCGACAGAAGCAAGGCCAATGCCAGTGTTACCGGAGGTCGGTTCGATAATCACTGCACCGGGCTTCAGCTTGCCGGACTTTTCAGCGTCATCCAGAATGCCCTTGGCGATACGGTCCTTCACGGAGCCAGCGGGGTTGAAATATTCAAGCTTTGCCAGAACCTTCGCACCGAGATTGTTAGCGGCTTCGATGTGAGTAAGTTCCAGGAGGGGGGTGTGACCAATCAGCTGATCTGCAGAAGTATAGATTTTAGACATTGTTTTTCCTTCGGAAAAAAGTGAAAAGTGAAGAGTTAAAAGTGAAAAATGATTATCTTCGCGGCTTCGCCGCCCTAAATTGATGCGCCGCAGGCGCCATGCTAATCATTGTTCACTATTCATTGTTAACTGTTAATTTTTTTTACACCTGTGCCAGAGCCTGTTCCAAGTCGGCGATAATATCATCGATGTGTTCGGTACCGATGGAGAGGCGGATGGTGGACGGCGTAATGTGCTGTTCCTTGAATTCTTCTTCGTTCAGTTCGGAATGAGTGGTGGTGTACGGATGAATCACCAGGCTCTTCACGTCGGCAACGTTTGCCAACAGGCTAAAGATCTTCAGGCTATCAATGAACTTCCAGGCTTCGGCCTGACCGCCCTTGATTTCGAAAGTAAAGATGGAGGCGCCACCCTTGGGGAAATACTTCTTGAAGTTTTCGTGGTCCGGATGGGTCGGGAGACTGGGGTGGCTAACGGAAGCAACCTTCGGATGCTTGGAAAGGAATTCCACAACCTTCTTGGTATTTTCCACATGGCGTTCGATACGCAGGGACAAAGTTTCAGTACCCTGGATGAGAGCCCATGCAGCGAACGGGGAAATTGCAGCGCCCTGGTCGCGAAGGAGGATTGCGCGGATGTAGGTCACGAATGCGGCACCCGGAACAGCGTCGGCGAAGCTTACGCCGTGGTAGCTCACGTTGGGGTTAGCGATGGTGGGGAACTTGCCAGACTTCCAGTTGGTCTTGCCGGATTCGATGATGATACCGCCGAGAGTTGTACCGTGACCGCCGATGAACTTGGTAGCAGAATGAACAACTACGTCTGCGCCGTGTTCAATGGGGCGGAACAGGAAGGGAGTACCGAAGGTGTTGTCTACGATAACGGCGAGACCGTGCTT from Fibrobacter sp. includes these protein-coding regions:
- a CDS encoding O-acetylhomoserine aminocarboxypropyltransferase/cysteine synthase; translation: MSQNLHFETLQLHVGQESADPATDSRAVPIYATTSYVFHNSQHAADRFGLRDAGNIYGRLTNSTQGVFEQRIAALEGGSAALAVASGAAAITYAIEALAQAGDHVVAQKTIYGGSYNLLKHTLAPFGVSTSFVDTHNLAEVEAAIKENTKILYLETLGNPNSDVSDIDALIELGHKHGLAVIVDNTFGTPFLFRPIEHGADVVVHSATKFIGGHGTTLGGIIIESGKTNWKSGKFPTIANPNVSYHGVSFADAVPGAAFVTYIRAILLRDQGAAISPFAAWALIQGTETLSLRIERHVENTKKVVEFLSKHPKVASVSHPSLPTHPDHENFKKYFPKGGASIFTFEIKGGQAEAWKFIDSLKIFSLLANVADVKSLVIHPYTTTHSELNEEEFKEQHITPSTIRLSIGTEHIDDIIADLEQALAQV